One Diabrotica virgifera virgifera chromosome 3, PGI_DIABVI_V3a genomic window carries:
- the LOC126881747 gene encoding transcription factor Adf-1-like, which yields MVPTEKLIELVKKYLILYDLSHEDYKNIRKKDKIWDEIGQEMKECREELKRRWRSLRDSYVRYLRVIKTRTGQGAQNKTWQWAESMKMFQPFLLFAKTSSNVPEVVTNVESATEKDDGVDVSRNEESEIGDISEVPLPTKNKESATCADVTTPIVEPEPKKRKVRNVQNTKPTSVDSIISLIKQFSGKRQAETKLQIAEIIAKQELMHYEEQQQQ from the exons ATGGTTCCAACAGAGAAATtaatagaattagttaaaaaatatctaatactTTATGATTTGTCACACGAGGACTATAAAAATATTAGAAAGAAGGATAAAATATGGGATGAAATTGGTCAAGAGATGAAAGAATGCC gtGAGGAACTAAAGAGAAGGTGGAGAAGTTTACGTGATTCTTATGTGCGATACTTAAGAGTAATCAAAACAAGAACTGGGCAAGGTGCACAAAATAAAACATGGCAATGGGCTGAAAGTATGAAAATGTTCCAACCTTTCTTGCTTTTTGCTAAAACCTCTTCAAATGTGCCGGAAGTTGTGACTAATGTAGAGTCTGCAACTGAGAAAGATGATGGTGTAGATGTTTCGCGTAATGAAGAGAGTGAAATTGGTGATATATCTGAGGTACCTTTACCTACAAAAAATAAAGAGTCTGCTACTTGCGCTGATGTAACCACCCCGATTGTAGAACCAGAACCAAAAAAACGAAAAGTCAGAAATGTACAAAATACGAAACCAACTTCAGTTGACTCTATTATTA GCTTGATAAAACAATTTTCTGGAAAACGTCAGGCCGAAACAAAATTACAAATTGCTGAAATAATTGCCAAGCAAGAGTTAATGCATTATGAAGAGCAGCAGCAGCAGTAG
- the LOC126881748 gene encoding uncharacterized protein LOC126881748 yields MDSSESEEDLILLVALADEEDQRKRKIWTHEINLERHQKGEFHTLVVPQLRNDEKRFYKYFRMKIAYFDEIVNLIREDISKLDINFRESISAEERLAITWR; encoded by the exons ATGGATTCTTCGGAATCGGAGGAAGATTTGATCTTGCTGGTAGCTTTAGCAGACGAGGAGGATCAAAG aaaaagaaaaatttggACTCATGAGATAAATTTGGAAAGACATCAAAAAGGAGAATTTCATACGTTAGTAGTGCCACAACTTCGAAATGACGAAAAACGTTTTTATAAATACTTCAGAATGAAAATTGCTTATTTTGATGAAATTGTAAACTTAATAAGGGAAGATATTTCTAAGCTTGATATCAATTTTCGTGAATCTATTTCAGCGGAAGAAAGACTAGCCATTACTTGGAGGTAA